The following DNA comes from Janthinobacterium sp. TB1-E2.
GATGATTTGCTCGCGCAGCTCTTCCTGCGACCCCAGGGCCATGAATTGCATGCCCATCTGCTGCAAACCGGGGATGCTTTTCTCGACGTATTTGATCTGCTCCTTCATTTGCAGCGCGAACAGGCGGCGCAAACCGATCTTGTGCGTACGAGCGGCCACGGTCGGGTCGTCAAATACTTCCAGATCGCAATGCGTGCCCTTGTCGACCAGGGCGGGGAAGCCGATCAGGGTCAGCTTGCCCTGCACGATTTCCAGCAACTCCGGCAATTCGCCAAAGGTCCAGCCCGTCAAGCCCATGTGCTGCGAGACGGTGGCATTGCCGGACGCTGGCGCGGCAGCAGCGGCTGCGCCTTTGGCTGGCGCACCGCCCTTGCCTGCTGCCGCGTTGGCGGCGGCGCCCTGCGCTTGCGCCTGCAGCCGCGACGCCACTTGCGCGCCCGCCACCTTGGCACCGGGCGTACCCGTACCGGACACGCCCGACACTTCGGCCAGCTTCTGGAAACTCTGGCGCGCCTGGCCGCCAAATTCCGCCTGCAAGGTGGCCAGGTTGCGGCCCATGTCCAGCTGGCGGCCATGCTCGTCGATCACTTTGAAATTCATGAAGTGATGGGCAGGCAGGGTTTCCGGCTTGAAGTCCGTCGTCAGCACATTGATCGTGATCTGCGTGCGGATATCTGCGATGATGGCGTCGATCAGGTCGCCACGGCCAAACACGCCCGCTTCATGCACACGCTCGCAGAATTTCGCCGCATAGTCGGGCAGCGGCACGCAGTGGCGGCGCAATTTTTGCGGCAAGGATTTGAGCAGCAGATGCACTTTCTCCTTCAGCATGCCCGGCACCAGCCATTCGCAGCGCTCGCGCGGCAACTGGTTCAAGGCATATAGGGGCACGCTCAAGGTCACGCCATCGCGCACGCTGCCCGGCTCGAAGTGGTACGTCAGGCCCATTTCCAGGCCCGTCACGGACATGGTTTTCGGGAACAGGTCCGTCGTCACGCCGGCCGCCTCGTGGCGCATCAGCTCTTCGCGGTTCAGGTACAGCAGCTTCGGATTGTCGCGCGTGGCTTCCTTGTGCCACTTCTCGAAACCGGCGCCATTGCACACGTCCGCCGGCAGCAGCTTGTCGTAGAAAGCGGCGATCAGTTCATCGTCGACCAGCACGTCCAGGCGGCGCGACTTGTGCTCGAGATTTTCGATGTCCTTGATCAGCTTGTGGTTGTGCGCAAAGAACGGTGCGCGCGTATCGAAGTCGCCGCCGACCAAGGCGTCGCGGATGAAGATTTCGCGCGCTTCCGGCAAATTGAAATTGCCGTAGTTGATGCGGCGCTGGCTGTACACCACCAGGCCATATAAGGTCGCCCGTTCGGACGCCGTCACCTGCGCCGAGCGTTTTTCCCAGCGCGGCTCGCCCCACGATTTCTTCAGCAGGTGCTCACCCACTTTTTCCAGCCACTCGGGCTGGATCTGCGCCACGCAGCGCGCGTACAGGCGCGTCGTGTCGACCAGTTCGGCCGCCATGATCCATTTGCCCGGCTTTTTCAGCAGCGAGGAACCGGGCCAGATATGGAACTTGATGCCGCGCGCGCCCAGATACCCGGCGCCCGGCTCGTCCTCGCCCTTGAAGCCGATGTTGCCCAGCAAGCCGGTCAGCAAGGCCATGTGCAGGTTGTCGTAGGTGGCCGGCGCTTCGTTCAATCGCCAGCCCTGCTCCTTGACGATGGTCAGCAGCTGCGAATGCACGTCGCGCCATTCGCGCAGGCGCATCTGCGACAGGAAATTCGTGCGGCAATTGTCTTGCAGCTGGCGGTTGGTTTTCTTGTGCTCGATGGCGGACTCGAACCAGCGCCAGATCTTCAGGTAGCTCAAGAATTCCGATTTTTCATCGGCGAACTTCTTGTGCGCTTCGTCGGCCGCCTGCTGGTGTTCCATCGGGCGGTCGCGCGGGTCTTGCACGGACAGGGCGGAAGCGACGATCAGCACTTCGCTCAAGCACGCGTTATCGAGCGCGGCGAGTATCATGCGGCCCACGCGCGGGTCGAGCGGCAGCTTGGCGAGCTTGTTGCCCAGCGGCGTAAGTTTATTGACTTCATCGACGGCGCCCAGTTCCTGCAGCAACTGGTAGCCGTCGGCGATCGCGCGCGCCAGCGGCGGCTCGATGAAGGGGAAGGTTTCCACATCCGTCAGGTGCAAGGACTTCATGCGCAGGATGACGGCGGCCAGCGAGGAACGCAGGATTTCCGGTTCCGTGAATTTCGGGCGCAGCAAATAATCCTGCTCTTCGTACAGGCGGATGCAGACGCCGTCGGCCACGCGGCCGCAACGGCCCGCACGCTGGTTGGCGGCCGACTGGGCGATCGGCTCGACCTGCAGCTGCTCGACCTTGTTGCGGTAGCTATAGCGTTTCACCCGCGCCAGGCCCGCGTCGACCACGTAGCGGATACCGGGCACGGTCAGCGAGGTTTCCGCCACGTTGGTGGCCAGCACGATGCGGCGCGCATTGCTGGTTTTAAACACGCGCTCCTGCTCCTCGGCCGACAGGCGGGCGAACAGGGGCAAAATTTCCACATGCGGCGGATGGTGCTTGCGCAACGCTTCGGCACAGTCGCGGATTTCGCGCTCGCCCGGCAAGAACACCAGCACGTCGCCCGAACCGATGCGGCACAGCTCTTCCACGCCATCGACGACGGCATCCATCAAGTCGCGCTTTTCCCGCGCAGCAGCCGTGCGCTGGCCAGGTTTGTCAGGGTTGGCGGCGCCGGGCATGGCCACCTGTTCGCGTTCGACGGGACGGTAGCGCACTTCCACCTGGTACAGGCGGCCCGACACTTCGATCACGGGGGCCGGTTTTTCCGGCGTGCCGAAATGGCGCGAGAAGCGTTCCGCATCGATGGTGGCCGACGTGATGATGATTTTCAGGTCGGGCCGGCGCGGCAGCAGCTGTTTCAGGTAGCCGAGCAGGAAGTCGATGTTCAGGCTGCGTTCGTGCGCTTCGTCGATGATGATGGTGTCGTAATTTTTCAACAACGGGTCGGTCTGCGTCTCGGCCAGCAAGATACCGTCCGTCATCAGCTTGACGGACGCGCCACGGCTCAGGGTATCGGTAAAGCGCACCTTGAAGCCCACGGTTTCGCCCAGCGGCGTGCCCAGCTCCTGCGCAATGCGCTTGGCCGTCGACGAGGCGGCGATACGCCGCGGCTGCGTGTGGCCGATCATGCCCTTCTGTCCGCGTCCCAATTCCAGGCAAATCTTCGGCAATTGGGTCGTCTTGCCGGAACCCGTCTCGCCCGAGACGATGATCACCTGGTTTTCCAGCAAGGCCTTGGCGATTTCCGCGCGCCGGCCCGAGACGGGCAAGTCTTCCGGATACGTGATCGGTGGCAGCGGATTGCGGAAAGCCTTTTCCGCTTCGCGCGCGGCGCGGGCTGCGTCACGGCTTTCGCGCTCTTCGCGGCTAGCCTGGTCATTGCGCGGCGGCTGCCCCTCACGCGGCGGGCGCGGCGCACGCTGCTGCTGTTGCTGTTTCTGTTGTTCCGCGCGCGGCGGCTGCTGCCTTTGCTGGCTCACGGGCGGGCGCTGGCGGCCCTGCGCAGGCGTGGCGGCAGGCGCGGAAACATCCCCGCCGGCGGGCACATTTGCAACGTTGGAAGGAGGGGAAGACTTATTGCTGGCTGAAGACATTGTTTTTTACAGGTATTTTAAGCGCGCACATCGCGCAGCGAATTATAATGCGCTTAATGGAAAACCCTACCCAATTCGTCCAATGGCTGCGCTCCGTCGCGCCCTACATCCACGCCTTTCGCGGCAAGACCTTCGTGGTCGCCTTCCCCGGTGAACTCGTCAGCGCCGGGGCGCTGCAGGTGCTGGCCCATGATTTGTCCCTGCTGCATGCGCTGGACATCAATGTCACCGTCGTCTACGGCTCGCGGCCGCAGGTGGCGGAACAGCTGGCCTTGCGTAACGTCGAAGGCCGCTTCCACAATGGCGTGCGCATCACGGACATCGCCGCGCTGGAATGCGCGAAGGAAGCCGCCGGCGAGCTGCGCCTCGATATCGAGGCCGCGTTCAGCCAGGGCTTGCCGAACACGCCCATGTCGCATGCGGCCATCCGTATCATTTCAGGCAACTTCATCACGGCGCGCCCGCTGGGCGTGATCGATGGCGTGGACCTGGAACTGACGGGCATCACGCGCAAGGTCGACGCCGAAACCATCCATTCCATCCTCGGTTCGGACGGCCTGGTGCTGCTCTCGCCGCTGGGCTTCTCGCCCACGGGCGAGGCGTTCAACCTGACGATGGAAGACGTGGCTTGCAGCGCCGCCATCGCCCTGCACGCGGATAAACTGATTTTCATTACCGAAACGCCAATGATGGAAGACGCGACGGGCGTGGAAATCCGCGAACTGTCGTCGCACCAGGCCGAAGCCGTGCTGATGGCCGGCTTCCTGCCCGACGCCACGGCGTTTTATTTGAAACATTGCGTCAAGGCCTGCCACAACGGCGTCGAGCGCTCGCACATCGTGCCGTTCTCGATGGATGGCTCGGCCCTGCTGGAATTGTTTACCCATGATGGCGTGGGCACCATGATCAGCCATGAAAACCTGGAAAGCCTGCGCCAGGCCACCATCGAAGACGTGGGCGGCATCATCAAACTGATCGAACCGCTGGAAGCGGACGGCACCCTCGTCAAACGGGGCCGCGAGCTGATCGAACGCGAAATCGATTATTTCTCCGTCATCGAGCATGATGGCGTGATCTTCGGCTGCGCCGCCCTGTACCCGTTCCCCGCGCAAAAGATGGCGGAAATGGCATGCTTGACGGTCAACCCGGAAGTGCAAGCCCAGGGCGACGGCGAACGCATCCTGAAACACATGGAAAACCGCGCGCGCGCCGCCGGCCTGAACAAACTGTTCGTGCTGACCACGCGCACCTCGCACTGGTTCAAGAAGCGCGGTTTCGTGCCGGCCACCGTCGACGACTTGCCGAAGGACCGCCAGCACATGTATAACTGGCAGCGCAAATCGCAGGTTCTCATCAAAACCTTGTAAAAAGAAAAAGCCCGGCATGCCGGGCTTTTTCACATTGAGATCATTACTTGATATTCAGCGGCGCAAACGATTTGACCAGGTCGTCGAGCG
Coding sequences within:
- the argA gene encoding amino-acid N-acetyltransferase yields the protein MENPTQFVQWLRSVAPYIHAFRGKTFVVAFPGELVSAGALQVLAHDLSLLHALDINVTVVYGSRPQVAEQLALRNVEGRFHNGVRITDIAALECAKEAAGELRLDIEAAFSQGLPNTPMSHAAIRIISGNFITARPLGVIDGVDLELTGITRKVDAETIHSILGSDGLVLLSPLGFSPTGEAFNLTMEDVACSAAIALHADKLIFITETPMMEDATGVEIRELSSHQAEAVLMAGFLPDATAFYLKHCVKACHNGVERSHIVPFSMDGSALLELFTHDGVGTMISHENLESLRQATIEDVGGIIKLIEPLEADGTLVKRGRELIEREIDYFSVIEHDGVIFGCAALYPFPAQKMAEMACLTVNPEVQAQGDGERILKHMENRARAAGLNKLFVLTTRTSHWFKKRGFVPATVDDLPKDRQHMYNWQRKSQVLIKTL
- the hrpA gene encoding ATP-dependent RNA helicase HrpA, whose amino-acid sequence is MSSASNKSSPPSNVANVPAGGDVSAPAATPAQGRQRPPVSQQRQQPPRAEQQKQQQQQRAPRPPREGQPPRNDQASREERESRDAARAAREAEKAFRNPLPPITYPEDLPVSGRRAEIAKALLENQVIIVSGETGSGKTTQLPKICLELGRGQKGMIGHTQPRRIAASSTAKRIAQELGTPLGETVGFKVRFTDTLSRGASVKLMTDGILLAETQTDPLLKNYDTIIIDEAHERSLNIDFLLGYLKQLLPRRPDLKIIITSATIDAERFSRHFGTPEKPAPVIEVSGRLYQVEVRYRPVEREQVAMPGAANPDKPGQRTAAAREKRDLMDAVVDGVEELCRIGSGDVLVFLPGEREIRDCAEALRKHHPPHVEILPLFARLSAEEQERVFKTSNARRIVLATNVAETSLTVPGIRYVVDAGLARVKRYSYRNKVEQLQVEPIAQSAANQRAGRCGRVADGVCIRLYEEQDYLLRPKFTEPEILRSSLAAVILRMKSLHLTDVETFPFIEPPLARAIADGYQLLQELGAVDEVNKLTPLGNKLAKLPLDPRVGRMILAALDNACLSEVLIVASALSVQDPRDRPMEHQQAADEAHKKFADEKSEFLSYLKIWRWFESAIEHKKTNRQLQDNCRTNFLSQMRLREWRDVHSQLLTIVKEQGWRLNEAPATYDNLHMALLTGLLGNIGFKGEDEPGAGYLGARGIKFHIWPGSSLLKKPGKWIMAAELVDTTRLYARCVAQIQPEWLEKVGEHLLKKSWGEPRWEKRSAQVTASERATLYGLVVYSQRRINYGNFNLPEAREIFIRDALVGGDFDTRAPFFAHNHKLIKDIENLEHKSRRLDVLVDDELIAAFYDKLLPADVCNGAGFEKWHKEATRDNPKLLYLNREELMRHEAAGVTTDLFPKTMSVTGLEMGLTYHFEPGSVRDGVTLSVPLYALNQLPRERCEWLVPGMLKEKVHLLLKSLPQKLRRHCVPLPDYAAKFCERVHEAGVFGRGDLIDAIIADIRTQITINVLTTDFKPETLPAHHFMNFKVIDEHGRQLDMGRNLATLQAEFGGQARQSFQKLAEVSGVSGTGTPGAKVAGAQVASRLQAQAQGAAANAAAGKGGAPAKGAAAAAAPASGNATVSQHMGLTGWTFGELPELLEIVQGKLTLIGFPALVDKGTHCDLEVFDDPTVAARTHKIGLRRLFALQMKEQIKYVEKSIPGLQQMGMQFMALGSQEELREQIINKALDIACLQDPLPLDAASFAKRQAEGKSRLVLLVNEIARLLSQVLTEFHGLPKRLQNIPAAAATDIQSQLQGLVHKRFLTENEYTQLAHFPRYLKAINVRLEKLRADPARDTKLMAEWQSAAAPYLRQAKDRQAGKNTDPKLVDFRWMLEELRVSLFAQELRTPMPVSAKRLQKVWESMQR